AAAATACCTTTCGACCATATTTGTCGTCAAAATCTTAACACGGATCAGAAACTTTATACCATTTTTACAATGTCTTTTAATGTTTCTTTGTTGATTTATCAATGTATCTTGAATTCTGCAGTTGAATTAATAGTGTTTTGATGTATTTGGCTGTATTATAGGTTTAATGAATTTGGTGTTGATGGAGGGCCCGCAGCGAAATCCCTCAGACCAAAGCTTAATGTTTTCTTGAAACATGTGTCAACCAACACTGGCTTGCAGCTTCCACAAATTGAAGTGAGTAATGCTTGTTCTTTCTCCTACTGCATACAATCAGGATTATCTCTTGATGATTCTACTTTTGTTGCCTTTGTGCAAATATCAAAAGTAACTTGTGGAGATCTTATTTGCAGATTAGACACCTTGTTGCAGCAGCTATAGCCTTGAAGGGCATTGGAGGccttcttttcatttttggcTGCTCTATTGGAGCATATCTCCTGGTTTATCATCTGTGTCCTTTTTTTCTGTTATATTAATGCATAGGGAAACTAGTATAACCATGTATTGAGTGTTCCACCATTATCTGGTGCAGCTTTTGCATCAGGGAATTGTTACTCCAATCTTGTATGACTTCTACAACTACGAAACTGACAGGAAAGAATTTGCTCTACTCTTCATCAAGTTCATGCATGTAAGGAAGACTCTGCCTGCTGGAAAGGATGATATGGAATGAATGAATGAGTGAATaatatgtatgattttatgttttgttTTGCAGAATTTGGCTCTGTTTGGAGCTTTGCTTTTCTTCATCGGCATGAAGAACTCAATGACAAGGAGACAAGTCAAGAGGAAGGCTACCAAAACAAAAACAGTTTAGGAACAGCATGGATTGGTCTGTCATTTTGCTCGGGCGCCAGTTGTAGGGATGTTTTGTATGCTTGTTATTGGACTTTTTTACCATTTACTTTTTCTTAATTCTTTCTTCATTTCGGGCACTTGATATCTTATTCCATTTGAGATGtgaatttttgtttgttttggggGCAATACATGAACTCTACTCAAATTGAGGAGCTAGAGGGCTACAGATACACCTAACTTTGTTCGCTGTGATTTCAGTATCACTCATATTGGGTTTTAAGAAAAAGTCATTTTCAATCAGCTGGATGTTTGAGTTGGCGTGCATGGAAGGATGAATATAGTCTGTTTGGGAATGTGTCTGGCGCTGTGTATTTGAATTTGGGAACTCCAAATATAGAAATATAGATGCACTGTTTGGAGTAACACTTGGGTGAACACATTTGGATTTGACCCAAATTTAGGGTGTACTTCATTCACCCAAATTCAtgtatttcaaattcatttttcacTCAGGTATTTCAATCCCCCAGTTTCATTTGGAATCCATCTCTAAGCTCCAAACCAGATGCCCTGGGTCATACTTCTCCAAACCCTAGTAATGCAGATCGCAAATCTACAAACCCTAATAATTTAGTCTTTAGACGGAGTGGGAATTGAAGGCAACATTATAGGGATTATTGACTCCAAGTCTATCTCTaccaaaaattatttgaatttatACTTTATGATGTGCAATGTAAATTTGACTGGGAGGATTTGTGGCAAGATTAccggttttatttatttatttatttatttttgttgtgtGATGGAGTTCATGAATCCATAGCTTTGACTATAATTGAGTCACATAATTAATAAGCAACAACATATATGTTATACACATTAATATACattacaatgtatatatatatgttacagTATgaggagaaaaaaaattaattcttaggcaaaaaaaaaaaaaaaaatcaaatctgCTGTTAAGATCCATATTTATTTATAATGTAAAACAGATATATAAAATGTCCTCACTATGAAGATTATTATATTAGGTCTACTGAAATAGAATGATGAACAATCCAAGTGGTGCAAACTTTCTCGACACGATACAGTAAGTTATGTCCTTCGGCCATTTTCAGGGTCGCATTATGGACAGTGGCCCAGAGACCTGATTGCCTTCaccattattatattattattattattattagagttGGAAGAATTGATTGCTTGTCTTATTATAAAAGATTTTAACTTTTTCTGAAATTTGGTAAAAGGTCAGTAACATTTgaagtttaaaaaattttgagatttaaaaaatgtgattgaattttttttttgacatttaATTCTTATTATAAAACATAATAATTTTTCTTGAAATTAGGTAAAAGTTAGGAACATtccttaagattttaaaaattttattgacaCGCTATAAAAATATCATTGATTTttcttgacatttgatttttgagatgCTTACATCCCTAAAAAGAtttatctttttataaaatataaatagaaatttgtgtgtgtgtgtgtgtgattttttgataaatcttacgtaaaatttttcaaattcttaaaattatcaaaagagattcttataattttaaaagcgtcaaaaaaaaaatttatatattttaatcaaatctAAGATTAAAGTGATTTTGCCTTCTTTCAATGGGTACTAAAATGTGGGATGAGATAAAGTTGGTGAGAACTAGTGGTTAACTGCAGACAAAAGCATCTCAATCAATTAGGgttgaaattaaaaatgaattacCTAGCAATGCAAAGGAATTCAGATTGCTCTTCTGAAATCAAGAGGTATGTGGGACCTTTACTTTAATGTGGGGAATTAACTTTTCAAATTGCCATAATTAGGCACAAGTATGTGGTTGTGGTTGATCTACTCTTTTGCTATTTTGTCGGTAATTTGGCTATCAAGAAATTTCATTATGTAAAAGAACGTTGGTTAGAATTTTAATTAGATATATAATGTGATTTGAAAGGTTTCTGATCTCTTTGTATCAATTCAAGTATTAATAAATGTTGATCCTTGAAAGTTTATTTTGTGGGAAAACCTTCATAAGAAAGTTGATTATTTCTTGTAAGCTGGAGTGGAACTaggaggaaaagaaaggaaagaaagagagggaTTGAAAAGACGGAAAGTAGGATATAGGTTTTGGGGTAGAgttttttgctttttgttttttgttttttttttggattcgtCCGAGTATCCGCCTACCGTCAACAGTGTTAGTTTTACTGTCCACTGCACCGGCCagcgactaatcccacgccccgtggatccggccccacatcaccacgagGAGGGTAAACCAGGAGCTCAGAGCAGAATCGATCCCGGGTGGCTAATTGCTAATTGCTGACCTTGTTTTTTGTTCATGCACAAGACGGCTTGGGTTGGAGGAGGCAGCTCTCTCACGgttggactctctctctctctctctccttttcctCTTGTTCTCTAGTTTTTTTCTTGCAATTAAATACTTGATTGATCATTGTTAaattttagttgaattttaattaaagttccGAGCTTTTAAATTTATGTTGGGTTCTtattattggatttaattttttttttctcttcttatttaatatcattattagaATTAATTGTGGTTGGGTAatttttcattgttaaagttCAGTTTggtctctaaaaaaaaaaaaaaattcttctttaggatttaaattttgtttggttCTATTTATTTTAAGTTCCGTTTAATTAAAGTCTGAGTTTTTATTGCGTTTTAGTTTATTAAGTTCGATAAGTTTTGTTAACCCGTTATTTAAGTTAAGTTCAATTGTTTAGTTGGTGTttaattttatggttgaatgttttagttaattaataaagttttgatctttaggctTTTGTTCGGAATTTCATGCGTAAgatttatttattgtctaaatAGGATTTAATTATCGTTATTTGTTTCTTGTTATTCTAAGCGTATTGAgttcttattttatgttttaattttaagttcataaataaaagttcacattattttaattttgtcacAGAATCTCAAACATTCtaggaaactgaatctgaaccacacaaccatcttgtaTCATATTACCTGAAAATACACAAAACTTTAATATTAAGCCTGTAATGATATTTGTGACACCTCAATTTTATAGGATGTAATGTGAAAATCTGTatcagcatttaactgattttgagcttgcatgtgttacattcatagatggggccACTACTAATCAAacaattagattgcgtctatttcctttttcattgaaaaacAAGGTTAAGACATGATTTAATTATCTTAGGCCTAAATCTATTTCTAGTTGGGCTAatatgcaaaacaaatttctgcataatttttttttcttacaaagaactcaatttttgtagcaACAGATCAGTCGATTAATGCAAGGAACtaatgagacatttcatgaaagttgggagagatttagagatctgaTTAACATGTGCCCCCACCATGAATTTGAATTATGGCGCctagtcaactatttctacactgtgtTGACTCCTAAATCAAAAtagttcgttcatactatgtgtttaaGATATTTCTTCAACAAGAAGCttgatgaggcattggattttttggatcatttagctgactaAGCCCAGTAGTGGAACACTAAGATTTACAGAAGACCAAATACAGCTCAACCATTAaaagcaatacatggtggaggtTGGTCTGAATTTAAATATGATTTTGATATTAAGGCATGTCTGACTGACCTTACCAGAAGATTGGCTgttatggagatggaaaaggagattAATATATAGCAAcgttggaatcaaccttccctgTCCTATGCACCTCCTTATCAGCCGTCATATCATCAGGTTGCCTATCGACATCAGTGTCAGCCATAACAaatctctcagagctatgcaccttcaagatttcaatctaatgcaacaCCTGCTCCACCGGAGAAGTTTCTTGAGGATGCTCTTTGGCAGTTCATGCAGATTAATAATCATACCATGAATGAATTGCAGGACatcattaatgagatgagcacacaATTGAATATCTTAAACAAAGGGGAATTTCCAGTAGAACCTcaacctaatcctcaagaataccaacaccaacagcaacaaatacaGAATATTTCTCTTGAGACAATGGAGGCTGTTATTACTTCGATAAGTGGAAAAGAAGCTTCCTAACCTGAGATACTCATTGACAGACCAACAATTGTCCCGAcacttgaagttacaactgagatagatgaggtcaaagaaaaatcagaagaAGCAAGCCTAGAATTGAAAAAGTCAGTTAACGTGGACACCGAGaccaataaggagtaccaacctgtggtaccttaccctcagatATTGATAGTCGTGAAACCATCACTCTctactggagtaaatgtcaaggagtgcaatgttgAAGCAAATTCCCACAGTGGTATGGTGATGGGTACACCCAATAAATAGGGTGAGCAGATtggtgagagtttaattttcaaggaatcaggtaaaaattttaatgttgatacttctgaagaaccaaaggtaactgctctgacaactttgcctcaaagatcggttcttaaagaagtgaattttttggaaaatatactgaataaagatccttttttGTTAAGACAAGGAAGGTAGTCTACACATGTTTTGtttggtaccttagaacgtattgatttttTCGAAGCCAACTTTTGTGTAGGAAACAAGAcagattcattgtggcgactcaaatttggagactcgtcgGTTCAATTTATatacctgcacccaccagatgaagtTCCTCCAAAGCCTCCACtagacagactgtgatgtttttctttcccttcttttcattttttttaccttattattttatttttagttaattctCAAGTAAATTTTTTTGTAGTTTCGGTTTTTATTTTTCGTTACTTCTCCATCCAGATATGCTCTACTTCTCCCGTGCACATATTCTCTGTCTCCCCTGTGCTTTCACATTgaagacaatgttccactttagttagggggtgataatttgcatgtgacactgtgcacgtctacttgctgggttttatattataaaaaaaaaataagaaagaaagaaagagtattgaggataaataattatgccatgattaacactgacatatatccttcacatacttgcatataacctaagagttacacgcttgagtcatttatgtgtagtttctctttatattattttgtaactccatgaggaattgattggtagtatactcgtgttaatttggctatataagctctagtatttacatggtatctcaagaggcacattcacgtg
This genomic stretch from Malania oleifera isolate guangnan ecotype guangnan chromosome 3, ASM2987363v1, whole genome shotgun sequence harbors:
- the LOC131152088 gene encoding uncharacterized protein LOC131152088, with product MAFLSFVGRVLFASVFILAAWQEFNEFGVDGGPAAKSLRPKLNVFLKHVSTNTGLQLPQIEIRHLVAAAIALKGIGGLLFIFGCSIGAYLLLLHQGIVTPILYDFYNYETDRKEFALLFIKFMHNLALFGALLFFIGMKNSMTRRQVKRKATKTKTV